Proteins found in one Thalassomonas actiniarum genomic segment:
- the galE gene encoding UDP-glucose 4-epimerase GalE — translation MSLLITGGTGYIGSHTVVELLNIGKDIVIVDNLSNSSTLVLERISEITGKSVTFIKADICDRDAMEQVFEQHDIEAVIHFAGLKAVGESSEIPLSYYHNNVSGSLVLFETMAKHEVKKLVFSSSATVYGEGNISPLDETMATSATNPYGQTKLMVEHILFDLAKSDPQWSIACLRYFNPIGAHESGRIGENPNGIPNNLLPYVAQVAIGRLPQLQIFGDDYDTVDGTGVRDYIHVVDLALGHVKALEKLSDISGCQPINLGTGNGTSVLEIVNTFQKVSGRDIPYAIVPRRAGDLGTVYADASVAKALLNWQAMRDMHTMITDTWRWQSQNPNGFTE, via the coding sequence ATGAGTCTGTTAATTACTGGCGGTACCGGATATATCGGCAGCCATACTGTGGTAGAACTCCTCAATATCGGTAAAGATATTGTGATCGTCGATAATTTATCGAATTCATCGACCCTGGTGCTGGAGCGTATCAGCGAAATTACCGGTAAGTCGGTGACTTTTATAAAAGCGGATATCTGTGACCGCGATGCCATGGAGCAGGTGTTTGAGCAACATGATATTGAGGCGGTGATCCACTTTGCCGGTTTAAAAGCCGTGGGCGAGTCCAGTGAAATCCCGCTGAGCTATTACCACAACAATGTCAGCGGTTCGCTGGTATTATTTGAGACCATGGCAAAGCATGAGGTGAAAAAGCTGGTGTTCAGCTCTTCTGCCACCGTTTATGGCGAAGGCAATATTTCGCCGCTGGATGAAACCATGGCCACTTCAGCCACTAACCCTTATGGCCAGACTAAGCTGATGGTGGAGCATATTCTTTTTGACCTGGCGAAAAGCGATCCCCAGTGGTCCATCGCCTGTCTGCGTTACTTTAACCCTATCGGTGCCCATGAAAGCGGCAGGATAGGGGAAAACCCCAATGGCATTCCCAATAACTTACTGCCTTATGTCGCCCAGGTGGCGATCGGCCGGCTGCCGCAACTGCAGATTTTCGGTGATGATTACGATACCGTTGACGGCACCGGGGTAAGGGATTATATCCATGTTGTTGACCTGGCATTGGGGCATGTTAAAGCGCTGGAGAAGCTGAGTGATATCAGTGGCTGCCAGCCGATCAACCTGGGAACGGGTAACGGCACATCAGTGCTGGAAATCGTCAATACCTTTCAAAAGGTTAGCGGCCGGGATATTCCTTATGCGATAGTGCCAAGAAGAGCCGGAGATCTGGGCACCGTTTATGCCGATGCCAGTGTCGCCAAAGCCTTGCTTAACTGGCAGGCGATGCGGGATATGCACACCATGATCACCGATACCTGGCGCTGGCAGTCACAAAACCCTAATGGTTTTACCGAGTAG